Within the Zingiber officinale cultivar Zhangliang unplaced genomic scaffold, Zo_v1.1 ctg139, whole genome shotgun sequence genome, the region ACACATAGATAAAGCAAAAAGAAGATATTTCACACATGTGGAAAGACTTCAGTAAGGAACAAATCCTGCATTTGAAGTAAATACCACAAGGCAGATTGCAGAGATACAAGTTTTGATCAATGTTCTCAGCTTCACTTCTGTTTGTTCTAATTTTTCCAACCATCCCTCTACCTGTACTAAAAATTGTCAAATTATCAACAAGAATCCTACCATGTTACTTGAGATGGTCAGGCACTTACCATTGGATGAAAATAAGCATATATCATTCCCAATATCCAAATATAGCGATCAAGGCCAGCTCGGAAATTCCATTCGTGCATAGGTGGGTACTTCCTTGAGGCATCCGGATCATTATATGCTGCAATTTAAGGTTATCACTATCAGTTTGGAAACACCGGAATCAAGCAAACAGTGTGGACTCTCACTCAAGTTCTAATGATGCCCACCTAAAAGGAAAGTGAAGGGCGCCCAAACGAAATCATAGACATGAGGAATCTCCCACACTGCAACGATCACCAAGAAGCATGCAGCAATTTTGATTGCAATCACTGATCCAGTCTCATTGTATTTGTTAAGAATTCCAAGTGAGCAGTAGACCATCAAAGTGAAAAATGTGTGCATTGGACAGATGTAATACAACATATAATGGTTGCCAAGGATGATGCAGCAAAATGCTACAAAAAAGTTCAATCGCCAAATCATCTGTTCAACATGACAAAATCCACAAGTTTTGGTTTCAGATTTACAATTGATATTTCAACAAGAATAAACATTATTTATGTTCAAGGTTATCACCTGGTAAAATCGCGCAAGGCTGAAATCTTTTCGGACATAATAATAAGAGAAGTTGCCAAACCCAGTCATCCACACGTATGCCGCAATAAAAACACGAATTGCATTGTAAGTTTCTTTAGCATTAAAGTAATGATACATCACAAAGAGTACCTGAACAGGAAGAGAGTGTCAAGTTCCAGTCAAGCCTTCAATAATCTGAGTTCTTAAATTCTCTAGTGTTCAAAATTTTCCAGGATGATAGATTGTAGTGTTAGTAAACTAAATAGGAACTAAGCACAAGAAACATAAATGCTTTCTTTGGGGAAGGGTTCCCTTACTTGCATCCATCCTTTCCATTCCTCAGTTTGGTGCCTATTGAGATATTGGACTGGTTTCGATGAGAATGGAGAAGTGTCGTGATGGATTGTTAAAGAAGTCATTGCTGCTACAATGATGAGAAGGAAAaacagaaaaaagaaaagatccCTGTTGTAGTTCTGCAAAGGACAAAAGGCAGTTCAATTATGTGTCTCAGATTGAAGAAATTACAAGAACTTGCTAATACATGATGCTCATCTTTACAAGAAGTGCTTAGTTAACTATCTTGTTTCCCGAAATGGACCCTTGCTTTTCCTCAGATTTTTCAGGCTAAAAGTAACAAAGCTTACAAAGTCTGGGAACACTAAAAATGGTGTAGTAAAAAAAAGAAGTTGCAGTGATGTGGAATCAGTCAAGAATTTATctacctaaaaacaaaagatcagATATTGACAACATTCAACACTATCTACTGAGATAGTTTATCTCGATGTTTTAATGAAATTATTCAGAATAAATTCACGTTGTCCCGAATAATTTAGAGGGAGGAAATTTCATAACAAATTGGATATTCATTTATAACAGCTTGTTATAAAGATCGATCTAGGAGGCCTTAGAGCTAAAATTGTTACATCAATTTGAGTGGTTTGGAGCAAGAGCATAATGGTTCAGGAACCTTTGTCAGATTAAAGAAGCATGTGATTCATATGCTCATCTAACTTGTGAAGCACAAACTTTAAATGGATAAAGTTGAAATGCATTCATTCTCATTAGGTTGTGAAGAAATAGAACCTTTTTGGACTCCCCAAACAGATCAGTTCTATCACATAGGTAGAAATAAACCAAGAAGGCTCCAAATTCAGATCTGAAAACCAGCAATTCAGTAGTTAAGCAAGCTATTCCCATTAACATAGAATATCATGCCAATACTTACGCAGCTCTCAATGTCAAGCGATTGTCTAGTAGGAAATCCTTGTCCATCATGAAAAATCTAGGCAGTGAAATCAAACAAGTGCACTTATGAGTGACAGTGACAAAACATTAAggcttcttttttctttttctttttttctttggcTTCAAGTAACCTGAAAAGTCCTGCTTTTTGTTTGTAAGCTCTTGAAGATTCCGGTGACAGGCCACTCTCCAACAATTGTTTTTTGGCTTCTTCCTTGAGTAAAATATCAGGGACGGTGGGATTGACAGTTGCTTGCCTgcttattttaaaaacaaatatagaaataaaaaaatcagGCCGTGATCCAAATCTGATCATCATCAGAATTCTGGGAGGAGACGTGACCTTGATTTGTTCCAGAACTCTAGCGCTTCAGCATACATCCATGCCAAAAGAATGGGGATGAATCCAACCAACACCGCCATCTACAGAAAGAGATGCGCTCAATATCCAAACCGCAAAAATATCACAAAAGAACCCTCGAGAATCCTAACATTTTGCCCCCCGAGATAGAATAAATCGCTTCAAAAACTCacgaaaaggaagaaaaaaatcgCGCACCTGGCCAGGCGTAATCGGCCCTGAAATCTCCATCCGAGTTAGAAGGGCCTCGAACTTCAGAGGGACGCCATTGCAAGGTCATCAATGATCAAACAACCGAACAGCACCCCCCGAACAACACCGGAGAAGCGTGCCTTGTTCCCCGGAAAGCCAAAACCACCCGGGAGCTTCATGCCACGAACTTACGCATCAGATCCCGCAGCAAGAACCCTAATCTTTTTTCACGAGAAGCCCTCGCCTTCCTCAGATCTGCAGAGCTGGAGCAGGGCGGAGGTTTATAGGTCGAGCAGGGCTGAGATATACTACCGCGGGAATGAGAGAGAAGGGAAAAACTTGTTTCTTTACATGGAAATGAGATATTATTTATCGCGCAAAGCTATTAATCTGAAGCTTGGAGaacaaattaatatattttattttattttattttctctctcaccTTTACAAATTCGTATAATACGAGTGtgtaaatttttaaacttga harbors:
- the LOC122036345 gene encoding protein REDUCED WALL ACETYLATION 2-like isoform X2, with the protein product MEISGPITPGQMAVLVGFIPILLAWMYAEALEFWNKSRQATVNPTVPDILLKEEAKKQLLESGLSPESSRAYKQKAGLFRFFMMDKDFLLDNRLTLRAASEFGAFLVYFYLCDRTDLFGESKKVLFVMYHYFNAKETYNAIRVFIAAYVWMTGFGNFSYYYVRKDFSLARFYQMIWRLNFFVAFCCIILGNHYMLYYICPMHTFFTLMVYCSLGILNKYNETGSVIAIKIAACFLVIVAVWEIPHVYDFVWAPFTFLLAYNDPDASRKYPPMHEWNFRAGLDRYIWILGMIYAYFHPMVEGWLEKLEQTEVKLRTLIKTCISAICLVVGYLWYQYIYKLEKYTYNRYHPYTSWIPITVCICLRNITQEFRSYTLTLFGWLGKMTLESYIAQFHIWLRSGKPDAQPQKLLSIVPNYPMLNFMLNTIIFVTVAHRIFILTNKLKPAMIPAGDNKQLLFNLISGVIISITLYALSLVLLNLMNKQSEVQK
- the LOC122036345 gene encoding protein REDUCED WALL ACETYLATION 2-like isoform X1 → MEISGPITPGQMAVLVGFIPILLAWMYAEALEFWNKSRQATVNPTVPDILLKEEAKKQLLESGLSPESSRAYKQKAGLFRFFMMDKDFLLDNRLTLRAASEFGAFLVYFYLCDRTDLFGESKKNYNRDLFFFLFFLLIIVAAMTSLTIHHDTSPFSSKPVQYLNRHQTEEWKGWMQVLFVMYHYFNAKETYNAIRVFIAAYVWMTGFGNFSYYYVRKDFSLARFYQMIWRLNFFVAFCCIILGNHYMLYYICPMHTFFTLMVYCSLGILNKYNETGSVIAIKIAACFLVIVAVWEIPHVYDFVWAPFTFLLAYNDPDASRKYPPMHEWNFRAGLDRYIWILGMIYAYFHPMVEGWLEKLEQTEVKLRTLIKTCISAICLVVGYLWYQYIYKLEKYTYNRYHPYTSWIPITVCICLRNITQEFRSYTLTLFGWLGKMTLESYIAQFHIWLRSGKPDAQPQKLLSIVPNYPMLNFMLNTIIFVTVAHRIFILTNKLKPAMIPAGDNKQLLFNLISGVIISITLYALSLVLLNLMNKQSEVQK